A region of the Chroicocephalus ridibundus chromosome 1, bChrRid1.1, whole genome shotgun sequence genome:
GGCACTGTTGTCACGGCATAGGATGGAAGATAAGATCTATAAAAATTCTGAGAACCggcaaaaagaagcaaacacgggtttgttttttttttttttagaagatggGGATGTTTTAGGACAGAAGAGGGTAATAAGAGTAAAAGGGAGCTTGCAGTAATGCAAAAACAGTTTGCAGTAATAAAAAGCCATCTGTTGAAATTTCCATAAGGAGACTGCTCTACTTGGTTGTATACATATGCTAGGTTGTGAAGCTACAGCGGTGATGTTTATTGCATCATTTTTCAGCTGTGGGAGAGAAAAGGTATGTAGCTAGGACGATAAATTGCCTTATTCCTTCAACTCAGTGTATAAAGTATATTGCTGCTTAGTGTTCTCAAGTGATTGTAGAGTAGAGCAGAAGATGGTACATCAATAAAATCAACATCACTATCAGTAGTAATGTGTGTATTTCAAATCAGTTTCATGAAGTTGAAGTGAAACTGTTTTACACACATAAACTTCTGACTTAGATTATTCAGGTTCTTTTAGTGAATTGACATACAGTGctttaaaagccaaacaaaacaaaagggaaaaaaaaccaacccaactaTACATCTCTCATACCAAGTTCCCGATACCTACACTCAGGTTCGTAGCAGTTTAACTAGGTTGATAAAATGTATGCAGCTTCGTAGGCGgatcttccctttcctctctatATTCTGCTCAGAGCTTGTTATTTTGGAGGCACGTCTCCACGGTGAGTGCAAACGCTACCAAGCTGATGCTGTGCCACCCAACCACAGACCCAGACCAAAGTGCCAGGCCACCACTATCCGTTCACACAGAACAGCTCCAGCTGTAGGCAACTTTCTTGTGTTCATGCAGCGCTGCGCTGAACCCAGTAAGGTTTGAAAGCCTACGGGGCAGTTTTGTTACTGCGGGCATATCGCTCTGCAGAAGTGCTTATATCTGTCTGTGATCTCTACTGAGGTGGCGACACAATGCTGTGCTGTATTATGTGAGCATAAGCTTGGGAATCTGTGCATTCTAGTTAGCTAACGCTGGGATAGCTCTCGAGCTACTTATAAGAGTTGTCATTATAAAGGAGCATtaatgtataatatatatattttttatatatatatatatatataatgtatattttttatatatatataatatgtatatataaaggaGCATCTCAGTCCCTAAGCACCTTTCTGAGGAACTTTCTTAGGGGTGCTACTAATAGACATGAGTTTCTTGGGCAACCATTACCTTTAATTGGAAGCACAAATCCAGTACGTTAATATTTTTCAAAGGTGTCTACAGCCTGTGTTGTTTGAAATATGATTTGCATTTTGTACGAAGTAAGAtacatttaaaattgaaattctgCTTGTCAACTATTTGGATTAACAAGTATTACTGGTAACATAGTGCTGAAGGCTGTCTAGCTCctcccaaaccaaacccaaagcgtTAGGATAATATCCTGTGCCTGTAGTTATTATTGCTTATATGACTAAGGACTCATCACATGATGCAGCACAGTTGTGGTTACTCCAAGTATCAAAGTTATTTTGCTGCATCTTATGGGTGAATCTGGTGTTGTTTCTCAGCTATGTAGTGCttacttcagtgtttttctcCGGTACCAGTTATCACCAtcagtttttgcatttttcttaaaaagtacaAAGGCAATAATGGAATCCAGAATAGGAATTCCAGTTCTCAGTATCATTTACACACGTTGCTTGTAGATTTGCTAATGAAACTTCACGAGGGAAATGCCATGAAATAAACCATTACTTTACTAGTCTGGCTGACATCTGCACATCCTGACAGTAAAGTCAACTTGCCGCAGGTTGACCAGCTTGAAGGGCAAGAGCTGATCCTGACAACTACAGCTTGTACTCCAAATCCAGTGTTCCCTTCTACTACAAGAAAAAAGGTTGGATAAACACAGTTGTAATACTTGGCCATGTGACTGTTTATGTCATTGTGTGATGTGGTTTCAAACAGATGTTTGAGAAACCAAACGGAAAACTGGATTAATGAAGAAATTGTTAAATATGTTAAAAGTAAATGGCATGTTAGGAAATATTGTGAACAAACTGacaggatggaggagagaatggGAGGTTTGCCTCCCAGAATCTTCTGTGTATCAACTGGCACCACGCTATTGTGTAGCAGGAtgaatgcctatttttttttcccttcatctttttttttttttttttcctactgagtGCACAGATTAATTCATAAGAGTAATGGCTGTCTGGCTGTTCCCTTGCAAATCATTCATTATTACTTAATTAAAACTTACAAAGCTTTTTAGCAATGCATGATGCTATCGTCTACTCCAAATTTAAACTCCAATATTTAGATGCGCGTCTTATGTAATTTGTTTTGCAGGAGGCTGccaaatatgaaaagaaagtgATGGTGCTGGACTTTGTCATGCCTACACCTCTGGGAAACTCatggggtaaatttcttttcattgcaaACCTGTTATAAAGGAGCTTTACTCAGAGACTCTGATCCTCTGAGATCAGCCGCACTGATGAGAGAAACACATTCTGTTCCTTTCTCTCAGGTCTTGGAGGAACATGTGTAAATGTGGGCTGTATACCTAAAAAATTGATGCACCAGGCAGCTTTACTGGGACAAGCCTTGCAAGATTCACGCAAATATGGATGGCAGTTTACAGAAGAAGGTAAAGGAGGAGAATGTTTTTTTGCAGGCTTCTCATTTGTGCTGAAAACCCAGAGGTTGTTTTCACAGTCAAGTGCTTGTTGCACTTAAGCATGTGAGGCAGCTTCAGAGAGACTACACGTGAACTTAAGTGCTTTTCAAGTCTGAAGCCACAGAGCTTATTGCCTTGAAGCGTCTGATCTGTTTATTAATAGCCTCAGATCATGTTAGTATTTGATAATATCGCTGTTTGAGTAAAAGCAATAAGGTATTACTCCATTTCTGAATGTAACACAACCTCTAAGGGAATACCCCAGAATGTCCCCTGTTAGAAACTTACCTGTAATTGCAGCCAAGGATTTCTGTCCCTCAATCTCTGTCACTACTGCATAAGAAGATGAATCTTACTTTATATTAGCTCTAACATGCATGGTTATAGGATTGGGGTTTATTTAGGGTGTAATCCTGTAGTGGGGAACATGCAGAGGCACCTCTCAGAGATGCATATTCTTAATTTGTTGAGCAATGTCACCTGCTCACAGCACGTGTCAGTAGAAAACTATTGATAATGCAGCGAGTCTTAAGTTTTCCATGTTTTAAGTCATATCTGTTCCACAGTGACCTCTCTTGTTGTCTGTGCTGGCATAATTCTCAGTTAGAGTTACCCTGGAAtaaaaaaggataataaaaagGAGTAAGACAAAGGTGACTGGGTCATGACAAAAATCTGTCTGAGAATACAAGGTTGGCTATGGAAAAAGAAGAACTCACAAACTGAAAGatgaacctttttattttattttgaacagtCAAACACAACTGGATGACTATGACAGAATCTGTTCAGAATTACATTGGTTCACTGAACTGGGGCTACCGGGTTTCACTGAGAGAGAAGAACGTCACATATGAGAACGCATATGGAGAATTTGTTGGGCCACACACAGTTAAGGTATGCCTGAGCCATGTTTGCTGGGTCTTCCTGTAGTTCTTTCTGAATCGACATACTTTCCAAATAGAGTAATTTTTCCCTTGGTAGGACTGTGAAATACTCACTTTGGACCAATACTTTGTCCACAGGCAACAAATAAAAGAGGAGTTGAGAAGCTGTACACAGCTGAGAGATTTCTCATTGCCACTGGTGAACGGCCACGTTACCTGGGTATACCTGGAGACAAGGAATACTGCATCAGCAGGTAAAACCAGAGAGGAATATGAAGTCATTTACCCTGTGCAAATGCTTCACCTGTAAGAGAGAGTGGTGAAGCATGAGCAGGGCTGCTTGgttgctggttttctttcctgtgtagCTTTTTCTTAGAGGAAAGTAAGCGGAGGAGAATAGCAATAGACAGATGTCAAGGTGCCAAAAACACTGGTGTCTAGTAGACACCAGGTCTGCGGGTGGCTGGCTGGGATGGTTCTGTTTCTGACTGATAACAGCAGTAACTGAGAATACCGTAAATCATGTGCGTTGTCTGTCATAAAATTAATTCATCATCTCTGCCCCATTTACCAGTACACCCACTTCCTCCTTATTCCTTATGGTCGTTCAGTTCATGTACTGAAGTTTTTTTTGGTAACGAAGAGCAGTCTGCTTGGAAGAAACCTCCCTGCTCAAATGTCAAGGAAACGGGGAGTTGCAAAGCAGTTGATGTTGTGAAGTTGGTTGAAATTTATCTGTCTTTGTGCATTGGGGCAGTCTTGAAACTCAAGtcaatttttttccagctactcAATTAAATGAATTCAACTTTTGGGAAGTCCTATTTCAAATGTCTGGTTAATTGATAAGACCAAGCAATTCTAACACaagtttcaccaaaaaaaaaaaaaaaagtggtatgcagatgaaatgtattttaatatctgACTAACTTAAATTACTTAGTGTAGAGACAGAGGTTGGAATTTCAGGCTCAAAAACCTatagcaatgaaataaataacTGGCATAATTCCTGTGAAGCCAAAACACCACGTTGTGTGTTTCCCTTCTAATAGGTAGTAGTGAAATTAAAGGTAACAAATAATATAGGCTgtaaagtggtgttttaaaataacattaaggtGCAAGAGTCAGGAATGCCACTGTTAAAGATGATGAGGCTGAGGCGGTCTGTGTAATCCTCTCTGAGTTCCCTGGGGGACAGGAACTATGGTGCAGCCTTTAATTACACAGTCACAGTTTATTCCACCACAACATCTGCAGAGAGCATCTTTGTTTAGCCTTTGCTGTTGTTGGCTGAGAAAGAGACGCTTATTTTAGATTTAAGTCTTTGGAGAACTGCACTGCTAAACTCTGCCTAAATCTCATCTGAGGAAGCTTGATGTCTCCATGAGTCCCTGCTTCCTTGAGAAGCCCTGGTTTTATAGTCCAGGTCCAAAGTGTGTAGAACTGACGTAGCTTGATGAAGCagttgaaagaaatggaaagcagGCAAATAAACATGGTTTCCATAACTTCGTACTGCTATCTCTGCCTCTTACTGTGGTTTGCATTCACTTGTTCCATTGTCTGTGTGTATTTGGCACTGTGTATAATGCTTTAGCAAAAGGATGAGTCTTCAAAGAAGTGAAGATGGTATTTTTATCTTAAAGCTGAACTCTTTCCTCTTCGCTCTCAGGAGCTACAATTTGCAGCAAAATATTCTAAAGCaagattcagaggaaaaaaaaaaccccagcctacCTTTTTTAACAATTTATCCTaagtttctgtaaaaaaaatcctaaagattTTGTGATTCAGGTTTTTCAtactctttttttgtgtgtcctcCTAATTAGAACTTTTCAATCTGGCAGTTTACTGTCAATTTACTAGCTGAATTTCCAAAAAATTcatttgttgggttgtttttttctagtgATCAAGAATAGGAATAAAATCTGATTCTTGCAGAAGAAATCAGATAAATGTAAAGCACAATACATTCTTCAGATTGTCTGTaacactcttttcttttttccccctcttttttttttttccagtgatgatcttttctctctgccttactGCCCAGGGAAAACCCTGGTGGTTGGAGCTTCCTATGTTGCCTTGGAATGTGCAGGATTTCTTGCGGGTCTTGGATTAGATGTCACTGTAATGGTGAGATCCATTCTCTTAAGAGGATTTGACCAGGATATTGCAAACAAAATTGGTGAATATATGGAAGAGCATGGAATCAAATTCATTAGGGAGTTTGTGCCAATCAAGGTAGGCTCAAAATGGTGCATGACTACAATTGATTGCAATATAACTATCATAATGTTTTAAGATGTAATTATTTTAGTGAATAGAGAAATTGAATTTGCAGTACAGTATCTGCTATGATACAGTATaggttaatttttgttttaaaccgAGTAAGTCCATGAATCTTATGTAATTGAAAGGTACAATTCAGTCTTAGTATTAAAATTTTGTGAGATTACAGAATTCATTGTCTTTATCAGAATTAGATGGGTTAGTATATGTTGCATTAAAAATGTTGTTACTCCTGCTCATCATTGTCCTGCAAATGttgaatatatttaaattcagtAGTTGTCCTGAAATCTGTGACACTTCTTGCAGGCTCATACTTAAGCAGAAGTATAATATCTTGTAAGATCAGGGCCAGTGCATCACAAATAGTCCTATTTTTCATGGCCAGTTGTTAAATTCTCAGACAGCAAATACTGCTTATGTGCCCAGGACCAGTGGACTATCCAGAAAAGTAAATGGGCTTTATGAGTATCCGTCTGTATCCATCTATATCCTTTACTTGGCAAAGTCCTTAAATACTTGCTCAGTTTTCTTTGAATGCAGTAGGAGTACTCGTGCAGTTAGCTATGTACATGTATAGGGAAATTCAGGTTGAAAAGCAGATTAGATAAGCTCTGGAGCTTTTCTAGTCTAAAATTGCCTTATCAAAGACTTCAGGTGctaacagtatttttcttaatgtttgggtttttttctaaataattagtGCTTATTTATTATGAAATGGGAAATAACGTGTTAAGCAGTTTTCAATTTGGCGTTAAGCCAGAGTGTTACCAAGTTTAACACTTTGGGCATTAAAGCATTAGATCGAGTGAAGACTGTTAGTTTTCATATTAAATGCTCTTGTCAGTTACCCCGCTGTGGATCTGACCCCTTCTCACAGATTGTAAGAGATGTTCTGTGAGAAGTTTCATGGAACTTTGGTTTTGTGCACGTTTGCATTGCAGAAGTCCCATGTTGTATGAAAAGCAGGGGCGAttatttagtttttgtttcaGACGTAGCTTTTTGTAGCTgtcctgggggctgggaaggaaggaagctgaTTTTACAAGAAGCAGATCATTTCAAGTAAATGGCAAGCGGTCTCCTCCAGATGCACCGTGCGAAGAGAAGTCCCATTACCCTGGTCACAAAATGCACTTTTGTGAATTTTACCCTGGCCCTTCACTATGTCTTTGATTTCAATGGGAGTGAAATATTTGCCCCTGTTTTTGGTTGAGCATATCCTTAAACTTAAATTGCTGGATATGTTTTTAGCAGGTCTTCTTGTCTCTTTCAAACACTGTTTTTGAAGTTATGCATGTTGTGCTTATTAAAACCCTTCCTTGGGACGTTTGAAGACAGAAGATGAATTATTATAAGTAATGCTGCCTTTGAATAGGAGCAGTTTAACACAGTGATCCTTTAAAGTTGGCAGGATGGTGCAGaaggtctgggtttttttaacttaaaaaaggGGAAGAGAGCTTCatcagaaattttgctttttctgtcttcaaataCTGAATACGAAGTAGGAACTAGGGCAGCTGTTGGAAAGTACTTTTTCTCCTGCAGAATGAACACTGAAAATTTCCCAGAATGAAGTTGTGTTGCACTTGTACATGTCTCTTGTATGTACAGCCAGCCGTGGGAAGGAGCTGGGTGCCTTGCTGTTCCTGGGGGGGTAAAAACTGTAGCTGAGGATATTCCTCACAGTCCAGTGAACATTAATGAGGACAGAAGAGAATCCACATACGTAGCTTCAAAGTCCATTCACTTGTTTAGTTGATTTATTTAGCAGAGGGAAAAGgaatgcttggaaaaaaagtcaGGGGTATtactctttctgctttttgttttctgatatACGGAGGGGTAGGGTGTGGCAGGGGGAgtattttgtgtttggttttcttttaaacaaacctTTATTTTGTTATTACTCTGAACAAAGAGCACAGTTGCAAAAAGATTCacctttggttttttggtttgtttttttttttttcgctttgcTGGAATAGGCAGTAACCTGCTGCATTACTTGAGAGAGAGTGTGCAGCCGGATCTGTAGCTAAAACAAAACtaggaatatttatttcagttgaCTCTGGGAAACTctgtagggcttttttttctgaagttgctGGTGTTTTTTCAGCCATTTAGAACcagctgctgccctctcctgcaaGGCCATGGCAGCTTTATATGTTCCAGTAATATCATTCAAACAGGCTAAAGGCCTGTTCTTCTAAGGGCTGGGCTGTGAGCGTGGCTTCCCGTGGGTGGAAGGCACGATGGTCCTCAAGGTGCGGTTGAAGAAAATGTCTGATGGTGTTTCCAGGTCTTGCAGGAGTTCCCTGCCTCTGCAtctcctctgtccccagctgaTACTAGCAGCTCATGTAGTGGGTGGGCTTGGACAAGAACTTAGCTATCAATCAACTTTTATAAACAGAAGCAAGGTTTTTCTTATTGTATTGGTCATAAGAATAAATGCATAGCgataaacaaaaatgtttaaacatGCAAGTAGTAATCACAAATCTAGAGAAAGGTGAAAATAACTTTAGAATGAATGCTTGAATTTTAGGTCATGGTTAAACGCTCATTTTCAATGGTAAGATATGTGATGGGACGAAGATACTTTTGCATATCTTTATTTGAAACTaaacccccccccctttttttttattttccctaatgTTGTAGGTTGAGCAGATTGAGGAAGGAACTCCTGGAAGATTGAAGGTTACAGCCAAGTCCACAACAGGGAACCAAATAACTGAAGGAGAATACAATACTGTGAGTCCTGTCTACATACATAAAGAACATGAAATAGCCTTCCATTTAATGTTAACATTTTGTGGGATGTTACTACCCATAGTTTagattttttgaaattatttttaatcattgcAATATGCTAATTGCGCGCAATCAACAGGTAATTAATGTGACAAAAGTCCCAGAATCCATGCGTGTAAGTCCCATATGCCTTAGGAGATCACTCGCATACTTTTGGAACCTGTTTTTTAGCTTAGGGATCTAGATGAACTTGGTCATGTGCAATCAGTTGCAGGATTTTTCCCCAGTGGGATATTTGTCATAAACTATAAGTAGTGATTTATAATAACTTTCATAATAACTAAAGCATGCTGTTCTGGAGTTAGCACAGAATAATGGTCTGTGCAAGAGCTAAACAAACAGGTGTCATGTCTTCTCAAGACCTGTTGACACAGCAGCTTCACAAAAACAACTAACGCCCAGTGGCAAGTCAGTCAGGGAACTTCATTACATACTCAAAACAGTAAAATTGCAGTGTGCAGGTATGCCATTATATTTTTGATTGACTGTTTCCGTCACCCCTCACCCTACTCATTTTCTTATTCCTggatgctgaaaggaaaaaaacccaaacaaccatgTTGTGAATAAAGTATTTGGAACTACACAGAACGCATAAAGACAGGCATTTGGCAGCTTGGGATTTTAGACTGCAAACGCTGTGCCAGTGACCTCATTTACCTGTATAGTGCATCAGTTATCCCATAACAAGGACATGCCTCAGTGCATCTGAGTGCTAATATTATGAGAAAGCATAACAGTAACAGTGCTGTTGCACAGTGTTGTAATACTATTTTTCCTGGTCCATAGCAGTGAAAGATTTTTAGCTAGCAAATCAGTGCcatcttttcttctgatttcttattGCCACTACCTCTTTCACTGAAATGCTGTCACACCTCATAGAAGCGATGAGCTGCGTGTGATGCATTTTAAGACCTTCAGCTCCGAAGATCCGCCATGCTGGGTCATCTAAAAGATTTGAAGCAGATCTTGGGTTCTTTCAGCACAGTTCTTAGTTGTCTATGAGAAGCATTGTATAGTTACCTGGGCAGTTGTCCAAGTCTGCAAAGCATATAGCACTTTTTCTTGTGATGGTAGAGGctggaatttattttgtttgttacGGGTAGCTAAGTTGATACCATGGGCAAGAATTTGGCCTGGTCTGTCCATCATTTTGAACAAATGTTCAAACAAATAATATTCAACAAGTAATATTCTTTGGCAGTGACTTTTCTGAGAgcctatttaaataaattatattttctgatcaaaacaaagattattttatgGTCTTTTTATTTGCCAAAGCATCTGAGTTTCCTTCTTAAAGAGCCCTTTCCTTACGGAGCGTTTTGGGGTCACCTGCTCTGGTAGGGATATGGTATAACACTTCATTATAGAAGTGTGAGGAAGTAAAGAATCTGACCTAACTGAATTGTTTAGAATACTCTTGGGATATTATTCCAGGAAAAGCTATTTGGCTGTATTCATTCTTATCATTAAAACCTGGTATTATTAGGTCATGGTGGTGGTGTGGCTTGTCTTGAACTCTGTGAATGTACAATGAGTAACAAATGTATTCACCTTAATGTGACCAAGCCTTAGAAACTAATCCTTAgtatataatgaaaataatagaTGTCACATGCAAATGCCCttttgaggttttaaaaaatcagtaacGTGCATTGGTGTTTTGCAGGTGTTGGTAGCAATTGGAAGAGATGCATGCACAAGAAAAATTGGTTTGGACAAAGTTGGAGTGAAGATTAATGAAAAGTAAGGACAGATGTCTGTGTAACACTGACTGCAGAGCTTGTGTCCTTTACTGTTGCAATGGTAGTGGTGCATAGACCTTCAAACGctttgaggaaaaacttgttttgTGTTTGCATACACGTGGATTAGGAGACTGTGTAGCAGACATAGCTGCATTTTCTCCCATAGTACTGCATCGTTTGCTTTTTTGATACTGAAATGTCACTTGCTAAATGCTGCAAGTCAAAAGTGTCTGTTAATTTCTCTCTAGGTTCACAGGTCAGTCTCAGCTTCTTCCAGTGACTGGGCTTTCTAGGATCTGTCAGTTGTTCCTTGTACTCTCTTATTCCCACCTCCTTGTTTTTATCTCTGCCACATCTTGGAGCAGAGATCTGTTTGTTCATACAGGCTTTTAGTGTGGTGGGGTTTGGttacatttttaacataaatgCTACTATatgtgtattttgaaatgtaaggTCAAAGTAGCATTCCTTAAACTCATACTTGGAGTTGGTGATGTGTTTTAGGTTTTGGATGAGTTTATTTCTTGCCTTAGAGCAACCCTTGGGAGCAATCTGTGTCCTGTAGAGGAGCATTTCATGTTTAATGTAGTGAGGTCGTTGCACCAGGGAGTGGAGCTATCGGTAACGTTTTCAATGTTGGTAACTAAAACATCTTCTGATGATGTGGTGCCTAGACAATCTTCCCTTTGAAGAAAAGACACAGGACCTGAACTTGACGTGGTCGCTTCTGGAAAGAGTGCAGAGGGCGGCTGATCTATGAACGCCGTGACTGGTGTTGCCGAAGGGAATTGTTGTGATGTTCTAAATAAGTGGAAATTTTGGTCCACTCAAAATTGGCAGTCTTGGGGAACAGTACACATCTTTCTGACATCAGGACACCTATTACTAGCTTAACAGAATGAAGTATAAAATTATTAGTGTAAGCTATATATTTGTTAACAAGAGAAAAATTGAGGGAGTTGGATTTTAATACAGGAATCGCCGCTGGTCCCTCAAGTAACTGTGTTTCTGTGCCTGACTGATTAGGTTTCCCTGTTACATGTGTTTCTTGCAGTGATTACTGCACTATCTCATTTATTAATGAAGtaggaaaaattaataattaaaaacttcCATTAGCTCAGTACACTTATAGCTAAAAGGCTTGCTGGCTGTCCCTTAAGTAGGGTGTCTAACAACTTGACCTGTCTCTCTGTAGAAGCCTGAAGGGTGAGTTTATAGAAACTGCTTCAGCCACTGGAATGGAATTTCAGAAATGGAGAAATTTGTTTGTCCTGCCGCATGAGTGGGAGGATGTCTCTTCTTGTTGTTCCTCAAGGTTGTCAGTACATAGCTCAGCTGGTAGTAGAGGGTGTTCGAGGAAAGGATTTATGCCTCACCAAAGAATTGATTCAGGAGATGAATCACAAATTCATGGGCTATCTCTTTATCCACTGTGTAAACTCCTGTAGTTTTGGTCAAATTTGCCCTACTTTACATTTTTGCCCAAGACTGTAAGATTGTGAATATAACTTCTTTCCCTCATACTTAAAATACGCGTCTTTTAAAACTAAAGGGCCGGACTCCTGCAAGTTTATTTACACCTCCAGTCTTAACAGCAGAACACTTAAATCTTTTTTCATGTTAATTCAAattgcagaacaggaaaaattcCTGTCAACGATGAGGAGCAAACGAATGTGCCGTATATCTATGCTGTTGGAGATATACTGCAGGACAAGCTGGAACTCACACCAGTGGCAATCCAGGCAGCAAGATTGTTAGTTCAAAGGCTTTATGGTGGGGCAACCAGTAAGGTAAGGAACCAGTTGCCACAAAACACTGTCATTGCTCTACTTCTAAGTGCAGAGTGCAAGTCTGCTTGTTTATGGAACACTCAGTAGGCTTTTAAGGATTAGCTTTGATGATCACTTTAATTTTCCCCTTGCAAAGATATTACTGCAGATATGTTCTGCTAATTGTGTAGGATGAAATGACTACCTTATGCCTTAAGCCgtagtctctttttttcctatttagaggttttatttttctctcagagTATAATGATAATAAAATTAACTGAGATCATTTAACTTGTTTTTAACTCTACTGCCTTCCCTAAAATTCAGCAATCATTCCCATCCCATTAAATGCTTTAACTCTAATTCATAGGCAGTTTACTAAACCTACCTACAGTCCCTAAATAGAGTGTAATAGGGGTTTATGATGGTCTTCATTTTCAATATTATTTCCactaatttttttcacttctcatcCGTGCGTTTTCAATGCAATACATAGTTCTACTTATAATAGAATGTGGACACAAAGGAAGAT
Encoded here:
- the TXNRD1 gene encoding thioredoxin reductase 1, cytoplasmic; this translates as MGSGLRKGQAVRQAPGGRPERRGTAEGAQKLQEGQHEVTTETSQPAGFVQEKQIGDNEKTLKVHKEDKPQKLLEMNGHTSVPHSYNYDLIVIGGGSGGLAAAKEAAKYEKKVMVLDFVMPTPLGNSWGLGGTCVNVGCIPKKLMHQAALLGQALQDSRKYGWQFTEEVKHNWMTMTESVQNYIGSLNWGYRVSLREKNVTYENAYGEFVGPHTVKATNKRGVEKLYTAERFLIATGERPRYLGIPGDKEYCISSDDLFSLPYCPGKTLVVGASYVALECAGFLAGLGLDVTVMVRSILLRGFDQDIANKIGEYMEEHGIKFIREFVPIKVEQIEEGTPGRLKVTAKSTTGNQITEGEYNTVLVAIGRDACTRKIGLDKVGVKINEKTGKIPVNDEEQTNVPYIYAVGDILQDKLELTPVAIQAARLLVQRLYGGATSKCDYVNVPTTVFTPLEYGACGYSEEAAVQKFGEENIEVYHSHFWPLEWTVPSRDNNKCYAKIICNIQDNERVIGFHVLGPNAGEITQGFAAAMRCGLTKEQLDSTIGIHPVCAEIFTTLTVTKRSGENTLQAGC